From a single Acidobacteriota bacterium genomic region:
- a CDS encoding isochorismatase family protein: protein MTDTLDFYKSRGLAQRVGFGARPALLIVDFIKGFTDLASPLASNLDKEIAATKKALNAARKLKLPIAFTTVEYDAGFRDAGVFIKKVPSLAVLKKGSTWVEVDDRLKPRANEHVLVKKYASAFFGTALASTLTAAGVDTLLLAGCTTSGCVRASAVDGCQHGFRTIVIEECVGDRAQGPHLANLFDINAKYGDVITLAETLAYLKTVAA, encoded by the coding sequence ATGACCGACACCCTGGATTTTTACAAAAGCCGCGGCTTGGCCCAGCGAGTGGGTTTCGGCGCGCGTCCGGCGCTGCTCATCGTTGATTTCATCAAGGGCTTCACCGACCTCGCCTCGCCACTCGCTTCCAACCTGGACAAAGAGATTGCCGCGACGAAAAAAGCCCTCAATGCCGCGCGCAAACTGAAATTGCCGATTGCGTTTACGACGGTCGAATACGACGCGGGCTTTCGTGATGCGGGCGTGTTCATCAAAAAAGTCCCGTCGCTGGCCGTGCTCAAGAAAGGCTCCACTTGGGTCGAAGTGGATGACCGTTTGAAGCCGCGCGCCAACGAACACGTGCTGGTCAAGAAATACGCCAGCGCCTTTTTCGGTACCGCGCTGGCTTCGACGCTGACGGCTGCGGGCGTAGATACGCTGTTGCTCGCGGGCTGCACGACTTCGGGGTGTGTGCGCGCTTCGGCAGTGGATGGCTGCCAGCACGGCTTCCGCACAATCGTGATTGAGGAGTGCGTGGGCGACCGGGCACAAGGGCCGCACCTGGCCAACCTGTTCGACATCAATGCGAAGTATGGCGATGTGATTACACTGGCAGAAACGCTGGCCTATCTAAAAACGGTGGCGGCATGA
- a CDS encoding hydroxymethylglutaryl-CoA lyase has translation MKLPNRVILMDVSPRDGLQSEPIFVPTEKKIALIERLIAAGVRKIEATSFVSPKWVPQMADAEALLQAVAPAHPDVTFEVLLPNEKGYDRAHATGLLKAAGFVVAATEALNVKNVNMSVADSMRQFAAIAARAKADGVRIRGTIGVSFVCPYEGKVPRARVVALADEYFNAGADEVAIADTIGRAMPNDVYAVFAAVKDRWPGNPLAGHFHDTYKMALTNIFAAMQAGADVFDCAVGNLGGCQFAKGATGNVSTEQLVYLLNGMGIETGIRHDRIVEVGQWAKGLIAPLAIEASA, from the coding sequence ATGAAACTACCCAACCGCGTCATCCTCATGGACGTCAGCCCCCGCGACGGCCTCCAATCCGAACCCATCTTCGTCCCGACCGAAAAGAAGATCGCGCTGATCGAACGGCTCATCGCCGCCGGGGTGCGCAAGATCGAGGCGACTTCCTTCGTTTCACCGAAGTGGGTGCCGCAGATGGCCGATGCCGAGGCGCTGTTACAGGCCGTCGCGCCTGCGCATCCCGACGTGACCTTTGAAGTGCTGTTGCCGAATGAAAAAGGCTACGACCGCGCGCATGCAACGGGCTTGCTCAAAGCGGCGGGCTTCGTCGTCGCCGCGACCGAGGCGCTAAACGTTAAGAACGTGAATATGAGTGTGGCTGATTCGATGCGTCAGTTCGCCGCCATCGCCGCACGCGCCAAGGCCGATGGCGTGCGTATTCGCGGGACAATCGGCGTCTCGTTCGTCTGCCCTTACGAAGGCAAGGTGCCGCGTGCGCGCGTCGTGGCATTGGCTGACGAATACTTCAACGCGGGCGCGGATGAGGTGGCGATTGCCGACACGATTGGCCGTGCGATGCCGAATGATGTTTACGCAGTCTTCGCCGCTGTGAAAGACCGCTGGCCCGGCAACCCGCTGGCTGGGCACTTTCACGACACTTACAAGATGGCCCTGACGAACATTTTCGCCGCCATGCAAGCGGGCGCGGATGTCTTTGATTGCGCCGTTGGCAATCTGGGCGGCTGCCAATTCGCCAAAGGCGCGACGGGCAACGTTTCGACTGAACAATTGGTTTATCTGCTAAATGGCATGGGTATTGAAACCGGCATCCGGCACGACCGCATTGTGGAAGTGGGCCAGTGGGCCAAAGGGTTGATCGCTCCCTTAGCGATTGAGGCGAGCGCATAA
- a CDS encoding GNAT family N-acetyltransferase yields the protein MTQALIETERLWLRTITHADFADLFAIWSDAETLRFYPNTLDEAAMRAWIERNLKRYEEYGRGLYAVLRKADQQFVGDCGLVVQDVEGVAELEVGYQFNKQFWGHGYATEAARGCMDFARDQLNRERIISMIRPENLPSRRVAERNGLQIEKKVFWRGFDHFVYAAVLQ from the coding sequence ATGACGCAAGCTCTGATTGAAACTGAACGATTGTGGTTGCGCACGATCACACACGCTGATTTCGCCGACCTGTTCGCCATCTGGTCGGATGCCGAGACCTTGCGGTTCTATCCGAACACACTTGACGAAGCAGCGATGCGCGCCTGGATTGAGCGCAACCTGAAACGCTATGAAGAGTATGGTCGCGGCCTTTATGCCGTGCTGCGCAAGGCCGATCAGCAATTCGTCGGCGATTGCGGCCTAGTCGTGCAAGATGTCGAAGGCGTGGCGGAACTCGAAGTCGGCTATCAATTCAACAAGCAGTTTTGGGGCCACGGCTATGCGACCGAAGCGGCGCGCGGGTGCATGGATTTTGCGCGTGACCAGTTAAACCGTGAGCGCATCATCTCGATGATCCGGCCCGAAAATCTGCCGTCGCGCCGCGTGGCTGAACGCAATGGGTTGCAGATCGAAAAGAAAGTCTTCTGGCGCGGCTTCGATCATTTTGTTTACGCCGCAGTTTTGCAATAA
- a CDS encoding ACT domain-containing protein — MTPRPTEGYSITLRLRLANKPGTLGKVTSAIGMAGGNIGAIDIVEAGSNQLVRDITVAAGNDHHAQEIAAAVNALPDVTVINVSDRVFLLHIGGKIEVKSKIPIQTRADLSRAYTPGVARVCTAIAEDPSKVFNLTIKRNTVAVVTDGTAVLGLGDIGPAAALPVMEGKAMLFKEFAGIDAFPICLDTKDVDEIVRTVKAIAPGFGGINLEDIAAPRCFEVEQRLRKELDIPVFHDDQHGTAVVVLAAAINALKIVGKKMDEIKVVVTGTGAAGTACAKMLRHAGVRNLIGCDLHGVIYHERSEGMNEGLRWWAEETNPDNLRGELKDVIAGADLFLGVSTGGILSVEMVQSMARDPVIFALANPNPEIAPEEAAPFAKVIASGRSDYPNQINNVLCFPGIFRGALDCRASEINEEMKLAAAYAIANIIADAELDPDYIIPSVFNRRVTPAVAAAVEEAARRSGVARRERTNLDG; from the coding sequence ATGACCCCAAGACCAACTGAAGGCTACAGCATCACCCTGCGTTTACGGCTTGCCAACAAACCCGGCACGCTTGGCAAAGTCACCTCCGCCATCGGCATGGCGGGCGGCAACATCGGCGCCATTGACATCGTCGAAGCCGGTTCCAATCAACTGGTGCGCGACATCACCGTCGCGGCGGGCAATGACCATCACGCCCAAGAGATCGCCGCCGCCGTCAACGCGCTCCCGGATGTCACGGTCATCAATGTCTCTGACCGCGTCTTCCTCTTGCACATCGGCGGCAAGATCGAAGTCAAAAGCAAAATCCCGATTCAGACGCGCGCTGATTTGTCGCGCGCCTATACGCCCGGCGTGGCCCGCGTCTGCACGGCGATTGCCGAAGACCCCAGCAAAGTTTTCAACCTGACGATCAAACGCAACACCGTCGCCGTCGTCACCGATGGCACCGCCGTGCTCGGCCTGGGCGACATCGGCCCCGCCGCCGCGCTGCCCGTGATGGAAGGCAAGGCCATGCTCTTCAAAGAATTCGCGGGGATTGACGCCTTCCCCATTTGCCTCGACACCAAAGACGTAGACGAGATCGTCCGCACCGTCAAAGCCATCGCACCCGGCTTCGGCGGTATCAACCTCGAAGACATCGCCGCTCCGCGCTGTTTTGAAGTCGAGCAACGCTTGCGCAAAGAACTGGACATCCCCGTCTTTCACGATGACCAGCACGGCACCGCCGTCGTCGTCCTCGCCGCCGCGATCAACGCCCTGAAGATCGTCGGCAAGAAGATGGACGAGATCAAAGTCGTCGTCACCGGCACCGGCGCGGCGGGCACGGCCTGCGCGAAGATGCTGAGGCACGCCGGTGTGCGCAACCTGATCGGCTGCGATTTGCACGGCGTGATCTATCACGAACGTTCCGAAGGGATGAACGAAGGCTTGCGCTGGTGGGCCGAAGAGACCAACCCCGACAATTTGCGCGGCGAATTAAAAGACGTGATTGCGGGCGCAGACCTCTTCCTCGGCGTTTCGACCGGTGGCATCCTCTCGGTCGAAATGGTGCAAAGCATGGCGCGCGATCCCGTAATCTTCGCGCTCGCCAACCCCAACCCCGAAATCGCGCCCGAAGAAGCCGCGCCGTTTGCAAAAGTGATTGCCTCGGGACGTTCGGACTATCCCAACCAGATCAACAACGTGCTCTGCTTCCCCGGCATTTTCCGTGGCGCGCTCGATTGCCGCGCCTCCGAGATCAACGAAGAGATGAAGCTGGCGGCGGCCTACGCCATCGCCAACATCATCGCCGACGCCGAACTCGATCCCGATTACATCATCCCCTCGGTCTTCAACCGGCGCGTCACCCCGGCGGTGGCGGCAGCAGTCGAAGAAGCTGCGCGGCGTTCTGGCGTAGCGCGGCGCGAACGGACAAACCTCGATGGTTGA
- a CDS encoding DUF433 domain-containing protein, producing the protein MLNLERIITIEPGKRGGKPCIRGMRITVADVLGWLASGMTPVQILDDFPELTERDIRACLQFAAQRERQTVYA; encoded by the coding sequence ATGCTCAATCTAGAACGCATTATTACCATCGAACCCGGTAAACGGGGCGGCAAACCTTGTATTCGCGGGATGCGCATTACCGTTGCCGATGTGCTGGGCTGGCTCGCTTCAGGAATGACGCCAGTTCAGATTCTTGATGACTTTCCCGAACTGACCGAGCGGGATATTCGGGCTTGCCTGCAATTTGCGGCGCAACGCGAACGCCAAACGGTTTACGCTTAG
- a CDS encoding DUF5615 family PIN-like protein, with translation MKLLLDQNLSYKLLKQLEPYYPASAHIRLLGMAEEADRAIWQFAKDNDFVVVTQDADFELLSQLYGFPPKVIWLRCGNTASANILRLLIENHELLYAFAADDLVACLELH, from the coding sequence ATGAAATTGCTGCTGGATCAGAATCTCTCGTACAAATTGCTGAAACAGCTTGAACCTTATTATCCAGCCTCGGCGCATATTCGTTTGCTTGGAATGGCTGAAGAAGCGGATCGGGCGATTTGGCAGTTTGCCAAAGACAATGATTTTGTGGTGGTCACCCAAGACGCCGACTTTGAATTGCTCTCACAACTGTATGGCTTCCCGCCCAAAGTAATCTGGTTGCGTTGCGGAAATACAGCCTCTGCCAATATCCTGCGCCTGCTGATCGAAAACCACGAACTGTTATACGCATTCGCCGCCGATGATTTGGTGGCTTGCCTGGAATTGCATTGA
- a CDS encoding DUF5009 domain-containing protein, with the protein MLKLTDESPDTSASPAASLADANPLAGRMLSLDVFRGLTIAAMVLVNNGGDGHHTYWPLEHAPWDGWTPTDLIFPFFVFIVGVAIPLAFERRVEAVSLQGSSQRDLYIKIIRRSLLIFFISLILLHGFPYTLEKFRHIRIPGVLQRIAICYLFASLIYLKVRWRGQALIAAALLLGYWLVMKTIPAPGFVPGDLTMAGSLASWVDRTLLAGHIYRPLYDPEGILSTIPAIATCLSGVLAGTWLQQKREPLDKAAGLFGFGALCVVIGWCWNLAFPINKALWTSSYVMFTTGLALSLLALCYWSIDIKGIKGWTKPFVVFGVNALALYVFSGLLARIFSVIPTIKLDGTPGDLKTWLYEHVFLSWLAPVNASLGYALAYVLLWLGLMTILYQRRIFIKV; encoded by the coding sequence ATGCTCAAACTCACTGACGAATCACCCGACACGTCCGCTTCACCAGCAGCCTCTCTTGCCGACGCCAATCCCTTGGCGGGCCGCATGCTTTCCCTGGATGTCTTTCGCGGCCTGACTATCGCCGCGATGGTGCTGGTTAATAACGGAGGCGATGGGCATCACACCTATTGGCCGCTCGAACACGCACCCTGGGATGGCTGGACGCCGACCGATCTGATCTTCCCCTTCTTCGTCTTCATCGTCGGCGTAGCCATTCCGCTGGCCTTTGAAAGACGCGTTGAAGCTGTCTCTTTGCAAGGAAGCAGCCAACGCGACCTTTACATCAAGATCATTCGCCGCAGCCTGCTGATCTTTTTCATCAGCCTGATCCTGCTGCACGGCTTCCCCTACACGCTCGAAAAGTTCCGCCACATCCGCATCCCCGGCGTGTTGCAACGCATCGCGATTTGTTACCTGTTCGCCTCGTTGATCTATCTGAAAGTCCGCTGGCGCGGCCAAGCCTTGATCGCCGCCGCCTTGCTGCTGGGTTATTGGCTGGTGATGAAAACGATCCCCGCCCCCGGCTTCGTGCCCGGTGATCTAACGATGGCAGGCAGCCTGGCTTCCTGGGTGGACCGCACGCTGCTGGCTGGGCACATCTATAGACCGCTTTACGATCCCGAAGGCATCTTGAGCACGATTCCCGCCATTGCAACCTGTCTGTCCGGCGTACTGGCCGGGACGTGGCTGCAACAAAAACGCGAACCACTGGACAAGGCCGCCGGACTCTTCGGTTTTGGCGCGTTGTGTGTGGTCATCGGCTGGTGTTGGAATCTGGCTTTCCCCATCAACAAGGCGCTTTGGACAAGCTCGTATGTGATGTTCACGACGGGCCTGGCGCTGAGCTTGCTGGCGCTGTGTTACTGGTCAATTGACATCAAAGGAATCAAAGGCTGGACGAAGCCATTTGTCGTCTTCGGCGTGAATGCGCTGGCGCTCTATGTCTTTTCAGGCCTGCTGGCGCGCATCTTCAGTGTCATCCCGACGATCAAACTGGACGGCACGCCGGGCGATTTGAAGACGTGGTTGTATGAACACGTCTTTCTGTCGTGGCTCGCGCCGGTGAACGCTTCGTTGGGATATGCGTTGGCCTATGTGCTGTTGTGGTTGGGGCTGATGACGATTCTGTATCAGCGGCGCATTTTCATTAAGGTCTAA
- a CDS encoding carboxypeptidase regulatory-like domain-containing protein — MKTRLWLVCLCAVLLAACSSKPQPANQASPTPAAPVWFKVDAATAGTITGKVVYTGKKPLAKPVKMDNAPECALLHDTPVLDEKIAASKEGALANAFVYIKQGLEGKQFEPPAAPAVIDQKGCWFGPHVLGLQVGQTLKVTNSDPLTHNIHPLPEHNRDWNQSQPPNAEPFERRFTQPEVMIRVKCNIHGWMYAWIGVVAHPYFAVTGADGAFVLRNVPPGNYTLEVWQEELGRQEQPITLAASGKSEVAFNLK, encoded by the coding sequence ATGAAAACTCGACTCTGGCTGGTCTGTCTTTGCGCCGTTTTGTTGGCGGCCTGCTCCAGCAAGCCACAGCCCGCAAACCAAGCCAGCCCAACACCCGCCGCGCCCGTCTGGTTCAAAGTGGATGCCGCGACGGCGGGCACGATCACCGGCAAAGTTGTTTACACGGGTAAGAAGCCGCTCGCCAAACCGGTGAAGATGGACAATGCGCCGGAATGCGCGCTGCTGCACGATACGCCAGTGCTCGATGAAAAGATCGCGGCCAGCAAAGAGGGCGCGCTCGCCAACGCGTTTGTGTATATCAAGCAGGGGCTGGAGGGGAAACAGTTCGAACCGCCTGCCGCGCCCGCCGTCATTGATCAAAAGGGCTGTTGGTTCGGCCCGCACGTGCTCGGCCTTCAGGTTGGGCAAACGCTGAAGGTGACGAATTCCGATCCGCTGACGCACAACATTCACCCGCTGCCGGAACACAACCGCGACTGGAACCAGAGCCAGCCGCCCAATGCCGAACCCTTTGAACGCCGCTTCACGCAACCCGAAGTCATGATTCGTGTGAAGTGCAACATTCACGGTTGGATGTATGCCTGGATCGGCGTCGTCGCACATCCTTATTTCGCGGTGACGGGCGCGGACGGCGCGTTTGTATTGCGCAACGTGCCGCCGGGCAACTACACGCTCGAAGTCTGGCAGGAAGAATTGGGGCGGCAGGAACAACCAATCACGCTGGCGGCGTCTGGCAAAAGCGAAGTCGCCTTTAACTTGAAATAA
- a CDS encoding beta-propeller fold lactonase family protein, whose translation MATNKPLPEWKSGFRVFVTNETSGDLSIIDGMTLEVLAHVPLGKRPRGIHASPDGKTIYVALSGSPIAPPGVDESKLPPPDKSADGIGVFDVAQNKLVRMLPGGSDPENFDLSRDGKTIYVSNEDAAGVSFIDVLSGKLLQTVHTGEEPEGVTLAPNGKLVYSTSEADSAVAVIDVATRKLLKSIKVGRRPRNVVFLPDGKHAYVNAENDGTLALLDTVKNVKLQDIPLGKAGEVKPMGLALAPDAKQLFVSTGRGRKVFVIDTATNQPTASFEVGQRPWGIAIAPDGKTLFTANGPSNDVSVVDVATQSVLKKIKTTGSSWGVLILGR comes from the coding sequence ATGGCAACGAACAAACCGCTGCCCGAATGGAAAAGCGGCTTTCGTGTTTTCGTGACCAACGAAACTTCGGGCGATCTCAGCATCATTGATGGCATGACGCTTGAAGTGTTGGCGCACGTGCCGTTGGGCAAACGCCCGCGCGGCATTCACGCCAGCCCGGATGGCAAGACGATTTATGTGGCGCTGAGCGGTTCGCCTATCGCGCCGCCGGGCGTGGATGAGAGCAAACTGCCGCCACCGGACAAGAGCGCCGACGGCATCGGCGTGTTTGATGTCGCGCAAAACAAATTGGTGCGCATGTTGCCGGGCGGTTCCGATCCTGAGAATTTCGACCTCAGCCGTGACGGCAAGACGATCTATGTTTCCAACGAAGACGCCGCCGGGGTCAGCTTCATTGATGTGCTGAGCGGAAAATTGCTGCAAACGGTTCACACGGGCGAAGAGCCGGAGGGCGTGACGCTTGCGCCCAACGGCAAGCTGGTCTATTCGACTTCGGAAGCCGACAGCGCCGTCGCCGTGATTGATGTCGCCACGCGCAAGCTGCTCAAGAGCATCAAGGTGGGCCGCCGCCCGCGCAATGTCGTCTTTCTGCCCGATGGCAAACACGCGTATGTGAACGCCGAAAATGACGGCACGCTGGCGTTGCTCGACACGGTCAAGAACGTCAAGCTGCAAGACATCCCACTCGGCAAAGCGGGCGAGGTTAAACCGATGGGCCTGGCGCTGGCGCCCGATGCCAAACAGCTTTTTGTCAGCACGGGCCGGGGACGCAAAGTCTTCGTGATAGACACCGCCACCAATCAACCGACCGCTTCGTTTGAGGTGGGACAGCGCCCCTGGGGCATCGCCATCGCGCCCGATGGCAAAACGCTTTTCACGGCGAATGGCCCTTCCAACGATGTGTCGGTGGTTGATGTCGCCACACAATCCGTGCTCAAAAAGATCAAAACGACGGGCAGCTCGTGGGGCGTGCTGATCCTTGGACGCTAG
- a CDS encoding ATP-binding protein, producing MIEKITLDNFKSHAHTEIELGRVTALVGPNGCGKTSVLQAIYLLSQLVDKPWSELRSGQVNPISFTRSSAGHSHISLQGKYKFASSYLNWYVAVGFNPNDVIVHSAGNSPEYWDLISFKPEDRVFADGTTVQPDKPLATILDSVQAIALKNIAYFKADYRQLAQPSYSEELQPQIAIDGSNLASVITFIIGAAYERHNEVLQQLQEIVPEVKGIRVRPAKVKKERERSLSIDGKQFSYNEGIELTGNELIFDTTASKAIPASSMGDGTLLALGILTLFQYKVDQSIILIDDIEHGLHPIAQRRLIQMLAKLAEKQNKQILFTTHSPYVLDVLDAKDVWVMSKDQEGISHCKRLSDHPDSKHALEVLTTGELWDAEGEQWVTGETETMEPAHA from the coding sequence ATGATCGAAAAGATAACCCTCGATAATTTTAAGAGCCATGCTCACACCGAGATTGAACTGGGGAGAGTCACGGCGTTGGTGGGGCCGAATGGTTGCGGCAAGACTTCAGTTTTGCAAGCAATCTATTTGCTATCGCAACTTGTTGATAAGCCTTGGAGCGAGCTTAGGAGTGGACAGGTCAATCCCATATCATTTACCAGGTCTAGTGCCGGACATTCGCACATTTCGCTTCAAGGCAAATACAAATTCGCTTCATCCTATCTCAATTGGTATGTGGCCGTGGGATTTAACCCAAACGACGTTATCGTTCATTCGGCTGGCAATTCACCAGAATACTGGGATTTAATTAGCTTCAAGCCTGAAGACCGAGTTTTTGCCGACGGCACAACCGTGCAACCTGATAAACCCTTGGCAACAATTCTTGATAGCGTACAAGCCATCGCTCTGAAAAACATCGCTTATTTCAAAGCCGATTACAGACAACTTGCACAACCTTCCTACTCTGAGGAGCTTCAACCTCAAATCGCCATTGATGGTAGCAATCTTGCCTCTGTTATCACTTTTATTATTGGGGCTGCCTATGAGCGGCATAATGAAGTTCTTCAACAGCTTCAGGAAATTGTGCCAGAAGTAAAAGGCATTCGGGTAAGACCTGCGAAGGTTAAAAAAGAGCGAGAGCGAAGCCTATCAATTGACGGAAAACAATTTTCTTATAACGAAGGTATTGAGCTAACAGGCAACGAACTGATCTTTGACACTACAGCGAGTAAGGCAATCCCTGCATCCTCGATGGGTGATGGCACTTTGTTAGCCTTGGGAATACTGACCTTGTTCCAATATAAAGTGGATCAATCAATTATATTAATTGATGATATTGAACACGGGTTACACCCGATTGCTCAACGTCGGCTCATCCAGATGCTGGCAAAGCTGGCAGAAAAGCAAAATAAACAAATACTTTTCACGACTCATTCGCCTTATGTCCTTGATGTTCTGGACGCAAAAGACGTTTGGGTGATGTCAAAAGACCAGGAAGGCATCAGCCATTGCAAACGCCTCAGCGACCACCCCGATTCAAAACACGCTTTAGAAGTTCTGACCACTGGTGAACTCTGGGACGCAGAAGGCGAGCAATGGGTAACGGGTGAAACTGAAACGATGGAGCCGGCGCATGCTTGA
- a CDS encoding CoA transferase codes for MQESIPPRPLEGVRVLEMGQLLAGPFASVLLAWFGAEVIKIEPPGTGDPLRKWRKLHKGTALWWYILGRNKKCVTLNLREPRGHVIVKQLVGKVDVVLENFKPGTLEKWGLGYEVLKAINPKLIMARVSGYGQTGPLASKPGYANVAEGFSGMRYVTGYPDRPPARPNLSMGDTLAGLHAALGILMALYHRDTKQTGQGQMVDVAIYEACFNMMESVIPEYDKLGEIRERQGSKISGIVPTATYPTKDGKYIIIGGNGDSIYKRLMTAAGRTDLANDPRLAHNEGRVTHEALIDAAIEEWTRSHSYDELIAALEAADVPSGPIYNAADIVGDPHYQARGMFEDCDIGEGETVKLPTFVPKLSETPGGTSWVGPALGAHNQEVYGKLLGMSADEIAQLQADGVI; via the coding sequence ATGCAAGAGAGCATTCCGCCGCGGCCATTGGAAGGCGTGCGCGTTTTGGAAATGGGCCAGTTGCTGGCTGGGCCATTCGCCAGCGTCTTGCTGGCCTGGTTTGGCGCGGAAGTCATCAAGATCGAACCGCCGGGCACGGGCGATCCGCTGCGCAAATGGCGCAAGCTGCACAAAGGCACGGCGCTCTGGTGGTACATCTTGGGGCGCAACAAAAAATGCGTCACGCTCAACCTGCGCGAACCGCGCGGCCACGTAATCGTCAAGCAACTCGTCGGCAAAGTGGATGTCGTGCTCGAAAATTTCAAACCCGGCACGCTGGAAAAATGGGGCTTGGGGTATGAAGTATTGAAAGCCATCAATCCGAAATTGATTATGGCGCGCGTGTCGGGTTACGGGCAGACGGGGCCGTTAGCATCCAAACCTGGTTACGCCAACGTGGCGGAAGGTTTCAGCGGGATGCGTTACGTCACGGGCTACCCTGATCGTCCGCCCGCGCGCCCGAATCTGAGCATGGGCGATACGCTCGCCGGCTTGCACGCGGCGCTCGGCATTCTGATGGCGCTTTATCATCGTGATACGAAACAGACCGGCCAAGGGCAAATGGTGGACGTGGCGATTTATGAAGCCTGTTTCAACATGATGGAATCGGTGATCCCCGAATACGACAAGCTCGGTGAAATCCGCGAGCGGCAAGGCTCCAAAATTTCCGGCATCGTGCCAACCGCGACCTATCCGACCAAAGACGGCAAATACATCATCATCGGCGGCAATGGCGATTCGATTTACAAACGCCTGATGACCGCCGCCGGACGCACAGACTTGGCAAATGACCCGCGCCTCGCGCACAACGAAGGCCGTGTCACACACGAAGCCCTGATTGACGCGGCAATTGAAGAATGGACGCGCAGCCACAGCTACGACGAATTGATCGCGGCGCTCGAAGCGGCCGACGTGCCGAGCGGGCCGATCTATAACGCCGCCGACATCGTGGGCGACCCGCATTATCAAGCGCGCGGCATGTTCGAGGATTGCGACATCGGCGAAGGCGAGACGGTCAAGCTGCCGACCTTTGTGCCGAAGCTGAGCGAGACGCCGGGCGGTACGTCGTGGGTCGGGCCAGCGTTGGGCGCGCATAATCAGGAAGTGTATGGCAAGCTGTTGGGGATGAGCGCTGATGAGATCGCGCAGTTGCAAGCTGATGGTGTAATCTAA
- a CDS encoding c-type cytochrome gives MTGSVWKFVGLICAVAGALACQVSPREDVAAAVAQPIGAPVEINAPRGLPPLPAEQRPTADAVALGRRLFHDPQLSGDNTVSCASCHRPDLHFTDGLSVAAGVGKQRGPRNTPTVLNAAYQPAQFWDGRAASLEEQAGGPIANPKEMNMPHADCVTKLNASADYRAEFAKVFGPGAITMPKLKLALASYERTLLSGNSPFDRYQYGSDKTALNASAVRGLAVFSDKQRGNCAACHLIGEQSALFTDGKFHNLGTGMNAQGELSDQGRFAHTHVEAERGAFRTPSLRNVAKTAPYMHDGSLKTLKDVLDFYIGGGSSNPQLDPQIKPLTLTAQERSDLLAFLEALTGEAPTNAGPPGKE, from the coding sequence ATGACTGGTTCAGTTTGGAAGTTTGTTGGTTTGATTTGCGCCGTCGCGGGCGCGCTGGCTTGCCAGGTGTCGCCGCGTGAAGATGTCGCTGCGGCTGTCGCGCAACCAATCGGCGCGCCGGTTGAAATCAACGCGCCGCGCGGCTTGCCGCCGCTGCCCGCTGAGCAACGTCCGACAGCAGACGCCGTCGCGTTGGGCCGCCGTCTCTTTCACGATCCGCAACTTTCCGGCGATAACACGGTCTCGTGTGCCAGTTGCCACCGGCCCGACCTGCATTTCACCGATGGCTTGTCGGTGGCGGCAGGTGTCGGCAAGCAACGCGGGCCGCGCAATACGCCGACGGTGTTGAATGCGGCGTATCAACCGGCGCAATTTTGGGATGGACGCGCGGCGAGTTTGGAAGAACAAGCTGGCGGGCCGATTGCCAACCCCAAAGAGATGAACATGCCGCACGCCGATTGTGTGACCAAGCTCAATGCCAGCGCGGACTATCGCGCCGAATTCGCCAAAGTGTTTGGCCCGGGCGCCATCACGATGCCCAAGCTGAAGCTGGCGCTTGCCAGCTACGAACGCACGCTGCTCAGCGGCAATTCACCATTTGATCGCTATCAGTATGGCAGCGATAAAACGGCGCTCAATGCCTCTGCTGTGCGTGGTCTGGCGGTATTTTCAGACAAGCAGCGCGGCAATTGCGCGGCTTGTCATTTGATTGGCGAGCAGTCGGCCTTGTTCACGGACGGCAAATTTCACAATCTGGGCACGGGGATGAATGCGCAAGGGGAACTCAGCGATCAAGGCCGTTTTGCGCACACGCACGTTGAAGCCGAACGAGGTGCATTTCGCACACCGAGTTTACGCAACGTCGCGAAAACCGCGCCTTACATGCACGACGGCAGTTTGAAGACGCTCAAAGACGTGCTGGATTTTTACATCGGCGGCGGCAGTTCAAACCCGCAACTCGACCCGCAGATCAAACCGCTCACGCTGACCGCGCAGGAACGCAGCGATCTGCTGGCCTTTTTGGAAGCGTTGACTGGCGAGGCTCCCACGAATGCGGGGCCGCCGGGTAAGGAATGA